One genomic segment of Devosia sp. includes these proteins:
- a CDS encoding D-TA family PLP-dependent enzyme translates to MRYTAIDTPAVLIDLDKAEANLAKAQAFADAAGIALRPHIKTHKLPYFARRQVELGAVGITVQKLGEAEVMAEAGLTDILLTFNIIGAAKLSRLKALHQRITISVVADSLECIEGLAMTFTDPSRPLGVFVECDTGMGRCGVQLPDDALVLARAIAGSRGLFFAGLMTYPAAGKPKLAAEWLAQAKALLERNGIAVPAITTGGTPDIWKMKDAGVATEYRPGTYIYMDRSQVVSGAARFEDCALTVLATVVSRPTPGKAIADAGSKALTSDLLGLQGHGYVVEYPDARITGLSEEHGTIDVSACPVAPAIGEVIRIVPNHCCPVTNLFDDVHLIRNDELIETLPVAARGKVR, encoded by the coding sequence ATGCGATATACAGCAATTGATACGCCGGCGGTTCTGATCGACCTCGACAAGGCCGAGGCCAATCTGGCCAAGGCGCAGGCCTTTGCCGACGCCGCCGGCATCGCCCTGCGTCCGCATATCAAGACCCACAAGCTGCCCTATTTCGCTCGCCGCCAGGTCGAGCTTGGCGCCGTGGGCATCACCGTCCAGAAACTGGGCGAAGCCGAAGTCATGGCCGAGGCCGGGCTGACCGACATCCTGCTCACCTTCAACATCATCGGCGCCGCCAAGCTTTCCCGCCTCAAGGCGCTGCACCAGCGCATCACCATCAGTGTTGTGGCCGATAGCCTTGAATGCATCGAAGGCCTGGCCATGACCTTCACCGATCCTTCGAGACCTCTTGGCGTCTTCGTTGAATGCGATACCGGCATGGGCCGTTGTGGCGTCCAATTGCCCGATGATGCCCTGGTGCTGGCGCGGGCCATAGCAGGATCGCGCGGCCTCTTCTTTGCCGGGCTGATGACCTATCCCGCCGCCGGCAAGCCCAAACTGGCCGCCGAATGGCTCGCCCAGGCCAAGGCGCTGCTGGAGCGCAATGGCATTGCCGTCCCGGCCATCACCACTGGCGGTACGCCCGATATCTGGAAGATGAAGGACGCTGGCGTCGCGACTGAATACCGCCCCGGCACCTATATCTATATGGACCGCTCGCAGGTCGTTTCGGGCGCCGCCCGCTTCGAGGATTGCGCGCTCACAGTCCTTGCCACCGTCGTCTCCCGCCCCACGCCGGGCAAAGCCATTGCCGATGCCGGTTCAAAAGCGCTCACCAGCGATCTGTTGGGCCTGCAGGGGCATGGTTATGTGGTCGAATATCCGGACGCCCGCATCACCGGGCTCAGCGAAGAGCACGGCACCATCGATGTCTCCGCCTGCCCGGTCGCGCCAGCCATCGGCGAGGTGATCCGCATCGTCCCCAATCACTGCTGCCCGGTCACCAATCTCTTCGACGACGTCCACCTCATCCGCAATGACGAGCTGATCGAAACCCTCCCCGTCGCCGCGCGCGGCAAGGTGCGGTGA
- a CDS encoding amidohydrolase codes for MRIIDTHLHLIYPDRLTYPWIGPGHPLNRAWTLEQYFAEARGLGVEGAVHMEVDVAEADMAAETAMVTGFEGIVGAIAACRPEHDGFEAHIERVLERGEGRVKGFRRILHEGPDDLSLSDRFAENLRRLVPHNVTFDLCLRADQLHLGVRLARLVPDLTFVLDHCGNPDINGLGLDPWRGALSAIAGLPNVVGKVSGIVNHCDPGWTAETLRPYVEHVIGAFGWDRVVWGSDHPVATLTGGTLTDWVTAARTIVADASVAEQSALFHANAERVYRL; via the coding sequence ATGCGCATCATCGATACCCACCTGCATCTGATCTACCCGGATCGACTGACCTATCCCTGGATCGGCCCCGGTCATCCGCTCAACCGGGCCTGGACGCTTGAGCAGTATTTTGCCGAGGCACGGGGCCTGGGGGTTGAGGGCGCTGTGCATATGGAGGTTGATGTCGCCGAGGCCGACATGGCGGCCGAGACGGCGATGGTCACCGGGTTCGAGGGCATAGTCGGGGCCATTGCCGCCTGCCGGCCCGAGCATGATGGCTTCGAGGCCCATATCGAGCGCGTGCTGGAACGCGGGGAGGGGCGCGTCAAGGGGTTCCGGCGCATCCTTCACGAGGGGCCCGATGATCTGAGCCTGTCCGACCGGTTCGCGGAGAACCTGCGGCGGCTCGTTCCGCACAATGTGACGTTCGATCTCTGCCTGCGCGCCGATCAATTGCATCTTGGCGTCCGCCTGGCGCGGCTGGTCCCGGACCTCACCTTCGTGCTCGATCACTGTGGCAATCCCGACATCAATGGCCTGGGTCTCGACCCATGGCGCGGCGCCCTGTCGGCCATTGCCGGGCTGCCCAATGTCGTGGGCAAGGTGTCCGGCATCGTCAATCACTGCGATCCGGGCTGGACCGCCGAGACGCTGCGACCCTATGTCGAACATGTCATCGGCGCGTTCGGCTGGGACCGGGTGGTCTGGGGCTCCGACCATCCCGTTGCGACGCTGACCGGCGGCACCCTGACCGACTGGGTCACGGCGGCGCGGACCATTGTCGCCGACGCCAGCGTCGCCGAACAGTCGGCCCTGTTCCACGCCAATGCCGAGCGCGTCTATCGGCTCTGA
- the truB gene encoding tRNA pseudouridine(55) synthase TruB, which produces MSQQKSKKRPISGWVVLNKPYDFTSTQAVGKVRWLFAAAKAGHAGTLDPLATGILPIALGEATKAVPQIQDGTKIYRFGLSWGRSTTTDDAEGETLATSGIRPDRAAVEAILPRFTGTIMQRPPAYSAIKVDGERAYDLARAGESVELAERPIDVDAIVLKDHGPEISIFEVTCGKGTYVRSLARDMALALGTVGHVASLHRAAVGPFSDADAVTLEQIEAAAEGDARDGLITPVAAGLAGLPEIRLDAGQATAVSHGNAVLLTGAGAPLREDECWASFKGKVLATGAVEFGQFKPRRVFNL; this is translated from the coding sequence TTGAGCCAGCAGAAGTCAAAAAAGCGCCCCATCTCCGGATGGGTGGTGCTCAACAAGCCCTATGATTTCACCTCCACCCAGGCGGTGGGCAAGGTGCGCTGGCTGTTTGCGGCTGCCAAGGCCGGCCATGCCGGGACGCTCGATCCGCTGGCCACCGGCATCCTGCCCATCGCGCTGGGCGAAGCCACCAAGGCAGTGCCGCAAATCCAGGATGGCACCAAGATCTATCGGTTTGGCCTCAGCTGGGGACGATCCACCACCACCGACGATGCCGAGGGCGAGACGCTCGCGACTTCCGGCATTCGGCCGGATCGGGCCGCCGTCGAGGCCATCCTGCCGCGCTTCACCGGCACCATAATGCAGCGGCCACCGGCCTATTCCGCCATCAAGGTCGATGGCGAGCGCGCCTATGACCTGGCCCGCGCCGGCGAGAGCGTCGAGCTGGCCGAGCGGCCCATCGATGTCGATGCCATCGTGCTCAAGGACCATGGGCCCGAGATCAGCATCTTCGAGGTGACCTGCGGCAAGGGCACCTATGTGCGCTCGCTGGCGCGGGACATGGCGCTGGCCCTGGGCACGGTGGGGCACGTGGCGAGCCTCCACCGGGCTGCGGTGGGGCCATTTTCCGATGCCGATGCGGTGACGCTCGAGCAGATCGAGGCGGCCGCGGAGGGGGATGCGCGCGATGGCCTGATCACCCCGGTTGCCGCCGGTCTCGCCGGCCTGCCCGAAATCCGGCTCGATGCCGGCCAGGCAACGGCGGTGTCGCACGGCAATGCGGTGCTGCTGACCGGGGCTGGCGCGCCCCTCCGCGAAGACGAGTGCTGGGCCAGCTTCAAGGGCAAGGTGCTGGCCACCGGCGCCGTCGAGTTCGGCCAGTTCAAACCCCGGCGCGTTTTCAATCTCTAG
- a CDS encoding SH3 domain-containing protein, translating to MPNSRGLRRLVLLPLLALVLAGASVPAPVLAQDNPSGLPLPRFVSTRSSPINVRVGPGTRYEIAWNFLVSGVPVEIIQEFDTWRKIRDVEGDEGWVHQSLLVGNRAGYATPITANGEVAMHVNAAEDSIVRARLAAGVRVAISECEKSWCRISAGQPGEHANFSGWVRQEELWGVYPDETFD from the coding sequence TTGCCCAATTCACGGGGCCTTCGCCGCCTTGTCCTCCTGCCGCTGCTGGCCCTGGTTCTGGCTGGCGCGAGCGTGCCTGCCCCGGTGCTGGCCCAGGACAATCCCAGCGGGCTGCCGCTGCCCCGATTCGTGTCGACACGGTCGAGCCCCATCAATGTGCGTGTCGGACCCGGCACGCGCTACGAGATCGCCTGGAATTTCCTGGTGTCGGGCGTGCCGGTCGAGATCATCCAGGAGTTCGACACCTGGCGGAAAATCCGCGATGTCGAGGGCGATGAAGGCTGGGTGCATCAGAGCCTCTTGGTAGGCAACCGCGCCGGCTATGCCACCCCGATCACCGCCAATGGCGAGGTGGCGATGCATGTCAACGCCGCCGAGGACTCCATCGTCCGCGCCCGCCTCGCCGCCGGGGTGCGCGTCGCCATCAGCGAATGCGAGAAGAGCTGGTGCCGCATATCGGCCGGCCAGCCGGGCGAACACGCCAATTTTTCCGGCTGGGTCCGCCAGGAAGAGCTCTGGGGCGTCTATCCGGACGAAACGTTCGACTAA
- a CDS encoding TIM barrel protein produces MTDPQSRIAVSTWSLHRLLGTTYPHDLSTNAIGPEQETYGEGEESLLGLPSVLANHGYHRIEIVSFHLRSRDPVYLDELSDQLKVSGVTLQTLLIDAGDMTDPVHGERDTRWIAGWLEVANRLGAENARIIAGKQKPSAEALKRSVAGFRHLLSANAGSSVRLVTENWFDLLSTSEMVHGLLDQLDGQVGLLADLGNWAAPEKYDGLRSIFPRAELCHAKASFAEGQIDELDYGECIGIAEQAGYTGPYTLIFDAEHPHEWSGLGIERDFILSRLG; encoded by the coding sequence ATGACCGATCCGCAAAGCCGCATCGCCGTTTCCACCTGGTCGCTGCACCGGTTGCTGGGCACCACCTATCCGCATGATCTCTCGACCAATGCCATTGGTCCCGAGCAGGAAACCTATGGCGAGGGCGAGGAATCCCTGCTTGGCCTGCCCTCGGTTCTGGCCAATCACGGCTACCACCGGATCGAAATCGTCTCCTTCCACCTGCGCAGCCGCGATCCGGTCTATCTCGATGAACTGAGCGACCAGCTCAAGGTCTCGGGCGTCACCCTGCAGACGCTGCTGATCGATGCCGGCGACATGACCGACCCGGTGCATGGGGAACGGGATACGCGCTGGATTGCCGGCTGGCTGGAGGTTGCCAACCGGCTCGGGGCGGAAAATGCCCGCATCATCGCGGGCAAGCAGAAGCCGTCGGCGGAGGCCCTCAAGCGGTCAGTGGCCGGGTTCAGGCACCTGCTCTCCGCCAATGCCGGCTCGTCGGTGCGCCTCGTCACCGAAAACTGGTTCGATCTGCTCTCGACGTCCGAAATGGTCCATGGCCTGCTCGATCAGCTGGACGGCCAGGTGGGGCTTCTGGCGGATCTTGGAAATTGGGCGGCGCCGGAAAAATATGACGGATTGCGATCGATTTTCCCGCGCGCCGAACTGTGCCATGCCAAGGCCAGCTTTGCCGAAGGTCAAATCGATGAACTCGACTATGGCGAGTGCATAGGCATTGCCGAGCAGGCCGGTTATACTGGGCCCTACACGCTGATTTTCGATGCCGAGCATCCCCACGAATGGTCCGGCCTGGGCATCGAGCGCGATTTCATTCTCAGTCGGCTGGGATAA
- a CDS encoding SDR family oxidoreductase, whose product MTSSPFRLDGKTVLISGAGGGIGRVLVETFAASGARVIGADRTTGDLDGLPLAGHVLFDQADAGATRAAVTAGMSRFGVPDALIANAGFTRAEHLDHLDDAVWASEMAINLNGAYALADPVVAAMAGRGWGSLVFVSSVNALAHFGNPAYAAAKAGLIAYAKAIAVERGARGVRANVIAPGSVRTPAWDHRLAADPGLLDKVLPHYPLGRLVDPREVANAALFLASDAASGITGVTLAVDAGLTAGNLRFVNDVLKAN is encoded by the coding sequence ATGACCAGTTCCCCCTTCCGCCTCGATGGCAAGACAGTCCTGATCTCCGGTGCCGGTGGCGGCATCGGCCGCGTCCTGGTCGAGACCTTTGCTGCTTCCGGCGCGCGCGTTATCGGCGCGGATCGGACTACGGGCGATCTCGATGGCCTGCCGCTGGCCGGCCATGTGCTGTTCGACCAGGCCGATGCAGGCGCGACGCGTGCGGCCGTCACCGCCGGCATGAGCCGGTTCGGCGTGCCGGATGCGCTCATCGCCAATGCCGGTTTCACGCGGGCCGAGCATCTTGACCATCTCGATGACGCTGTTTGGGCCAGCGAGATGGCCATCAATCTCAACGGCGCCTATGCTCTGGCCGATCCCGTTGTTGCCGCCATGGCCGGGCGCGGTTGGGGGAGCCTGGTTTTCGTCTCCTCGGTCAATGCGCTGGCCCATTTCGGCAATCCGGCCTATGCCGCCGCCAAGGCGGGCCTCATTGCCTATGCCAAGGCCATCGCGGTGGAGCGTGGCGCCAGAGGGGTGCGCGCCAATGTGATCGCGCCGGGCTCGGTGCGCACGCCAGCCTGGGACCATCGCCTTGCCGCCGATCCGGGCCTGCTCGACAAGGTGCTGCCCCATTATCCGCTCGGCCGGCTGGTCGATCCGCGCGAGGTGGCCAATGCCGCCCTGTTCCTGGCGTCCGACGCCGCTTCGGGCATTACCGGGGTGACGCTGGCCGTCGATGCGGGGCTGACCGCTGGCAATCTGCGTTTCGTCAACGACGTGCTGAAGGCAAACTGA
- a CDS encoding D-glycerate dehydrogenase, which produces MTSSKPKILVTRRLPASIEARMATLFETDINEADMALTGEDILSGLTGKDVLVSTITDRIDAELIGRLPPSVRLIAQFGNGVDNIDLDAAWKAGLTVTNTPSVLTEDTADMAMALMLALPRRLVEGTQMLLADRAWAGWSPTSMLGHRLRGKALGIVGMGRIGTAVAQRARVFGLDIHYFSRNRRPPAIENPLEATYWSDLDAMLAQVDIVSLHTPLTRDTHHILDARRIAALKPHAYVVNVSRPELLDEAALIDRLETGGIAGAALDVFENRQGINPRLLDLAEANRVVLTAHMASATLEARVEMGEAVIVNIRAFMDGHQPPHRLLPETPLPRAARG; this is translated from the coding sequence ATGACTTCCAGCAAACCCAAGATATTGGTCACCCGGCGCCTGCCTGCGAGCATCGAAGCCCGCATGGCCACCCTGTTCGAAACCGATATCAATGAAGCCGACATGGCCCTGACCGGCGAGGACATTCTGTCCGGCCTAACCGGCAAGGATGTGCTGGTCTCCACCATAACCGACCGCATCGATGCGGAGCTCATCGGCAGGTTGCCCCCGAGCGTGCGCCTCATCGCCCAGTTCGGTAATGGCGTCGACAATATCGACCTCGATGCGGCCTGGAAGGCCGGGCTCACCGTCACCAATACGCCCTCGGTGCTGACCGAAGACACGGCCGACATGGCCATGGCGCTGATGCTGGCCTTGCCGCGGCGCCTCGTGGAAGGCACGCAGATGCTGCTGGCCGATCGCGCCTGGGCCGGCTGGTCGCCCACCTCCATGCTCGGCCATCGCCTGCGCGGCAAGGCGCTCGGCATTGTGGGCATGGGCCGTATCGGCACGGCCGTGGCGCAGCGGGCGCGGGTCTTTGGCCTCGACATCCACTATTTTTCTCGCAATCGCCGCCCGCCGGCCATCGAAAATCCGCTCGAAGCCACCTACTGGTCCGATCTCGACGCCATGCTGGCCCAGGTCGATATCGTCTCCCTGCACACCCCGCTTACCCGCGACACGCACCACATCCTCGATGCAAGGCGCATCGCCGCGCTGAAACCCCATGCCTATGTGGTCAATGTGAGCCGGCCGGAGCTTCTCGATGAAGCCGCGCTGATCGACCGGCTGGAAACCGGCGGCATTGCCGGGGCGGCGCTCGATGTGTTCGAAAACCGCCAGGGGATCAATCCGCGCCTCCTGGATCTGGCCGAAGCCAATCGTGTGGTCCTGACCGCGCATATGGCCTCGGCGACGCTGGAGGCCCGCGTCGAAATGGGGGAGGCGGTGATCGTCAACATCCGCGCCTTCATGGATGGCCATCAGCCCCCGCACCGTCTCCTGCCCGAGACGCCGCTGCCGCGCGCCGCCCGGGGCTGA
- a CDS encoding siderophore ferric iron reductase, with protein sequence MTQRDYLFAGDNGDVALTRLIATLARATGFLKGAPGGPLPGWHLAGADNSAFLADWLARIRLAFPDAGEAYYAARLWNNLTWQPAYLAVLSVHLHGAVPDLTRLAQARQNFDVDGYRLPAGPQFRDDFPAMITHAGAGLRRVADALLDEVNDHVPLKPLPARRLLADRLLMIILRLPDYRPGTTMAEQHELASAWLEAAGLAGLGRLETVEVPGCEPVVILDRKGCCLDYLAMPDAYCASCPRQDRQTRIERQRDQALAEREMQNLHG encoded by the coding sequence GTGACCCAGCGCGACTATCTGTTTGCCGGCGACAATGGCGATGTGGCCCTCACGCGCCTGATCGCGACCCTGGCCCGGGCCACCGGCTTTCTCAAGGGCGCGCCGGGCGGTCCCTTGCCGGGCTGGCACCTGGCGGGCGCGGACAATTCGGCTTTCCTCGCCGATTGGCTGGCCCGCATCCGCTTGGCTTTTCCCGATGCCGGGGAGGCCTATTACGCCGCGCGGCTCTGGAACAACCTGACCTGGCAGCCGGCTTACCTCGCGGTACTGTCGGTGCATCTGCATGGTGCCGTGCCCGATCTCACCCGGCTGGCGCAGGCCCGGCAGAATTTCGATGTGGATGGCTACCGCCTGCCCGCCGGGCCGCAATTCCGGGACGATTTTCCCGCCATGATTACCCATGCCGGAGCGGGTCTGAGGCGCGTTGCCGATGCTCTGCTGGATGAAGTGAATGACCATGTCCCGCTCAAGCCCTTGCCGGCCCGGCGCCTGCTGGCCGACCGGCTGCTGATGATCATCCTGCGCCTGCCGGACTACCGTCCCGGCACCACCATGGCCGAGCAACACGAGCTCGCATCCGCCTGGCTCGAGGCGGCAGGACTGGCCGGCTTGGGGCGGCTGGAGACGGTCGAGGTGCCCGGCTGTGAGCCCGTCGTCATCCTTGACCGCAAGGGGTGCTGCCTCGACTATCTCGCCATGCCCGACGCCTATTGCGCCTCATGCCCGCGCCAGGACAGGCAAACGCGGATCGAGCGCCAGCGCGACCAGGCTCTGGCCGAGCGCGAGATGCAAAACCTGCATGGATAG
- a CDS encoding M81 family metallopeptidase, whose translation MRIFTAALATETNTFSPIAIDKRAFEASLHAKPGQHPATPTLCTAPITIGRDVCAAEGWTLIEGTASWADPAGIVARATYEELRDEIIGQLHAAMPVDGVVLGLHGAMVAQGYDDPEGDLLSRIRAIVGPDILVCAELDPHSHLTEQRAAAADFFVYFKEFPHTDFVDRARDLWALAGRRLKGEIKPVMSIFDCRMIDVFPTSKQPMRGFVDRMMALEKSEPGLLSLSVVHGFMAGDVPEMGTKVVAVTDDQPELGAELAERLGRELFAMRGTFMVSQVDEAVAVEAAMAAPRGPVVIADVWDNPGGGTAGDATIILAEMIARGVTHAAVGTIWDPIAVQICFAAGEGAEIPLRFGAKSAPHTGEPIDRRVRVVALKRNAEMKFGDSLAPFGDAAWITFDGIDVILNSTRAQGFDPSLFSTMGIDPRDRKVLLIKSTNHFYDSFSRIASEIVYCSAGKPYPNRPAETDYRKARRTIWPMVEDPWG comes from the coding sequence TTGCGTATCTTTACCGCTGCCCTTGCCACCGAGACCAATACCTTCTCGCCCATCGCCATCGACAAGCGGGCGTTCGAAGCGTCGCTCCATGCCAAGCCGGGCCAGCATCCGGCCACCCCGACCCTGTGCACGGCGCCGATCACCATAGGGCGGGACGTCTGTGCGGCCGAGGGCTGGACGCTGATCGAAGGCACGGCCAGCTGGGCCGATCCCGCCGGCATCGTGGCGCGCGCCACCTATGAGGAACTGCGCGACGAAATCATCGGCCAGCTCCATGCCGCCATGCCGGTGGATGGCGTGGTGCTGGGGTTGCACGGGGCCATGGTGGCGCAGGGCTATGACGATCCCGAGGGCGATCTCTTGAGCCGCATAAGGGCCATTGTGGGCCCTGATATCCTGGTCTGCGCCGAGCTCGATCCGCATAGCCACCTGACGGAACAGCGCGCCGCGGCGGCGGATTTTTTCGTCTATTTCAAGGAATTTCCCCATACCGATTTCGTTGACCGGGCCCGCGACCTCTGGGCGCTGGCGGGGCGGCGGCTCAAGGGCGAGATCAAGCCGGTGATGAGCATTTTCGATTGCCGGATGATCGATGTCTTTCCCACTTCCAAGCAACCCATGCGGGGCTTTGTCGACCGGATGATGGCGCTCGAAAAGTCCGAGCCCGGGCTGCTCAGCCTTTCGGTCGTGCATGGCTTCATGGCCGGTGACGTGCCCGAAATGGGCACAAAAGTGGTTGCGGTCACCGATGACCAGCCAGAGCTGGGGGCCGAACTGGCCGAAAGACTGGGGCGCGAGCTTTTCGCCATGCGCGGCACCTTCATGGTGAGCCAGGTCGACGAGGCCGTGGCGGTGGAAGCGGCCATGGCCGCGCCGCGCGGGCCGGTGGTGATCGCCGATGTCTGGGACAATCCGGGTGGGGGCACGGCCGGGGATGCGACCATCATCCTGGCGGAGATGATCGCGCGCGGCGTCACCCACGCCGCCGTCGGCACGATCTGGGACCCGATCGCGGTGCAGATCTGTTTCGCCGCCGGTGAAGGCGCGGAAATCCCGCTGCGGTTCGGGGCCAAGTCCGCACCCCATACGGGCGAGCCGATCGACCGGCGGGTCCGGGTCGTGGCGCTCAAGCGCAATGCGGAAATGAAGTTCGGCGACAGCCTTGCCCCGTTTGGCGACGCCGCATGGATCACGTTCGATGGGATCGACGTGATCCTCAATTCCACCCGGGCGCAAGGTTTCGACCCCAGCCTGTTTTCGACCATGGGCATCGACCCCAGGGACCGCAAGGTTTTGCTGATCAAGTCGACCAACCATTTCTACGATTCGTTTTCCCGCATTGCCTCGGAAATCGTCTATTGCTCGGCCGGAAAACCCTATCCCAACCGGCCGGCCGAAACCGACTACCGCAAGGCCCGGCGCACCATCTGGCCCATGGTTGAAGACCCCTGGGGATAG
- a CDS encoding type II toxin-antitoxin system VapC family toxin, producing MAAMRYLLDTHALIWAVEGVDMAAAAIEAINAAAANDQQIFVSPISAWERGLLIAKGRITSPIAPGLWFDRVVAMKEIALADLTPGILTDSSFLPLPVHNDPADRILITTARTLDLTIITRDRAILRYAALGHVKALAC from the coding sequence ATGGCTGCCATGCGCTACCTGTTGGATACGCACGCCCTGATCTGGGCCGTGGAAGGCGTGGACATGGCGGCCGCAGCGATTGAGGCCATCAATGCGGCCGCGGCGAACGATCAGCAGATATTTGTGTCGCCGATCTCTGCATGGGAACGCGGGTTGTTGATCGCCAAGGGCCGCATCACCTCGCCCATCGCCCCCGGGCTATGGTTCGACAGAGTTGTGGCCATGAAGGAGATTGCCTTGGCAGACCTGACTCCAGGGATACTGACCGACTCGTCATTTCTCCCCCTGCCGGTCCACAACGATCCGGCCGATCGCATCCTGATCACGACAGCCAGAACCCTGGACCTCACGATCATCACCCGTGACAGGGCCATTCTGCGCTACGCAGCTCTGGGACACGTAAAGGCCTTGGCCTGCTAA
- a CDS encoding RidA family protein, protein MPIKRYGADKSGAGGQNLPFARAVEAGGWLHVSGQVAMKDGEIVGNGIIEQTHLTIKNVIAILEEAGYGLEHVVRCGVWLDDPRDFWSFNAVYKSYFGDHPPARACVQSHMMVDCKVEIDCIAYKGP, encoded by the coding sequence ATGCCGATCAAGCGCTATGGAGCAGACAAGTCCGGAGCCGGTGGCCAGAACCTGCCCTTTGCCCGTGCCGTGGAAGCCGGCGGCTGGCTGCATGTCTCGGGCCAGGTCGCCATGAAAGACGGTGAAATTGTCGGCAATGGCATCATCGAACAGACACACCTGACCATCAAGAATGTGATCGCCATTCTCGAAGAGGCCGGCTACGGGCTCGAACATGTGGTGCGCTGCGGCGTGTGGCTGGACGATCCGCGCGATTTCTGGAGCTTCAACGCAGTCTACAAGAGCTATTTCGGCGACCACCCGCCCGCCCGGGCATGCGTACAAAGCCATATGATGGTCGATTGCAAGGTCGAGATCGACTGCATCGCCTATAAGGGGCCGTGA
- the rbfA gene encoding 30S ribosome-binding factor RbfA, which translates to MKKDHKPTGPSQRMLRVGELVRHALAALFARGEIEDEALRDTVVTVPEVRMTPDLKLANAYVMPLGGAHADEIVAALNRHRKFIRGRVAPQIDLKYAPEFRFFVDETFEEAGRIDALLRSDRVRRDLENDDEQD; encoded by the coding sequence ATGAAAAAAGACCACAAGCCCACTGGGCCCAGCCAGCGGATGCTGCGCGTGGGCGAATTGGTGCGCCACGCCCTGGCGGCGCTGTTCGCACGCGGTGAAATCGAGGACGAGGCCCTGCGCGACACGGTGGTGACCGTGCCCGAGGTGCGCATGACCCCCGATCTCAAGCTCGCCAATGCCTATGTCATGCCGCTGGGCGGCGCCCATGCCGACGAAATCGTCGCCGCGCTGAACCGGCACCGCAAGTTCATCCGCGGCCGGGTTGCCCCCCAGATCGATCTCAAATACGCGCCCGAATTCCGCTTCTTCGTCGATGAAACCTTCGAGGAAGCCGGACGGATCGATGCGCTGCTGCGCTCCGATCGTGTGCGCCGCGATCTCGAGAACGACGACGAGCAAGACTGA